A stretch of Hippoglossus hippoglossus isolate fHipHip1 chromosome 20, fHipHip1.pri, whole genome shotgun sequence DNA encodes these proteins:
- the myom1b gene encoding M-protein, striated muscle isoform X2: MSGSLPFYQKNHRHYDRGYRNKETASKMSQYQSSSSSRYFAGSSTSATSSSRGLRVSSHSGLEESRLSPIPKRTKPTYLAVDKENQIIGYVIPIFRGSQEFATGFSDTEESRVRDMARRDLFSSGLEMERSELISRKEAMRESADRICLNKRIHDQEEHSKRMNEDSLMHPPEFVIKPRSHTVWEKQCVRLHCTVTGWPNPRVVWYKNNVAIESIANPGKYKLESRYSVHSLDINRCDFDDTAQYHVSAMNSKGELSAFASVVVKRFKGEVDEYMPAPRHGPVSEYGVTFQTHIVDKFGVSFGREGETMSLGCTVVIYPSLHRYQPEVQWYKDGVLLSPSKWYQMHWSGDRATLTLAHLNKEDEGLYTLRVTTKSGYETYSSYVFVRDSDAEMEGAPGAPLDVRCLDANKDYIIVTWKQPAVDGGHSILGYFVDRCEVGTNHWIQCNDTPVKFARFPVTGLVEGRSYVFRVRAINNSGMSHPSRVSEPVAAMDPGDRARLRGTSAPWTGQIIVTEEEPAEGIVPGRPLELQVTEATKNYVVLSWKPPGEKGLEGVRYYVEKCVSGTDTWQRVNTEIPVKSPRFALFDLAEGKSYSFRVRCCNPAGVGEPSDPTEATTVGDKLDIPSAPSKVVPIRNTDTSVVVSWVASSDAKELVGYYIEGSIVGSNVWEPCNNKPVNVTRFICHGLMTGEKYVFRVRAVNAAGLSGFSPESEPVEVKAAIASPAPPFGISVLECVRDSMVLAWKQPSFIGGADISGYFVDYREVVDGVPGKWHEANIKAVSERAYRVSDLMENRKYQFQVRAANMAGVGIPSLPSDTFPCKEWTIAVPGPPHDLQVREVRNDSLVLLWKPPVYQGRDAVNGFYIDIKEEDAPVEAWRSVNNKATEKTYMKIKNLKEGEVFVFRVRAQNKAGVGKTSEVTEPVSAVTKPGTNEISVAVDDDGIISLNFECCDLTPDSKFVWSKNYEEITDASRLTMETKGNKSKAVFNTPAEEDIGIYSCIVTHTDGASSSYDLSEQELKRLLEVSHDHKFPIIPLKSELAVELLEKGRVRFWLQAEKISADGKVDYVFNENLISQGEKYKMNFDKSTGVIEMIMESLTPADEGTFTFRLKDGKATNQSSLVLIGDVFKGLQKESEFQMKEWVRKQGPHFIEYLSYEVTPECCVLLKCKVGNVKKETSALWYKDGQEIKADEHLGFTEGVLKLEIAQISKKDSGVYEVVLKDDRGKDTSKLNLTDQGFKDLMNEVFSFIANSSTPLKITSTDEGIRLYTFVNFYNDLLQVTWHYKDSAISFSDRIKSGVVGEQLWLQITEPTEKDTGKYAIEFHDGKGGLRRTVELAGQAFDDAFAEFQRLKSAAIAEKGRARVAGGLPDVVTIQEGKALNLTCNISGDPVPKVTWLKNDREITSDDHCILKFESGKFASFTITAVNTSDTGKYSILVKNKYGTESGDFTVSVFIPEEAAGKKK, from the exons ATGTCTGGATCTTTACCGTTCTACCAGAAGAACCACCGCCACTATGACCGTGGCTACCGTAACAAGGAGACGGCGTCTAAAATGAGCCAGTAccagtccagcagcagcagcagatactTTGCGGGCAGCAGCACCTCcgccaccagcagcagcagagg ACTTAGAGTGTCTTCACACTCTGGGCTGGAAGAGAGCCGACTGAGCCCCATACCCAAGAGAACCAAGCCAACTTACTTGGCTGTGGATAAAGAGAACCAAATCATCGGCTATGTAATTCCTATCTTCAGGGGCAG TCAAGAGTTTGCTACAGGATTTTCGGATACAGAGGAATCAAGGGTGAGGGACATGGCCCGCAGGGATTTGTTCAGCAGTGGCCTGGAGATGGAGAGGTCAGAGCTGATCTCCAGGAAGGAGGCCATGCGCGAGTCAGCTGATCGCATCTGTCTGAATAAAAGG ATCCATGATCAAGAGGAACACTCCAAGCGTATGAACGAAGACAGCCTGATGCATCCCCCGGAGTTTGTGATTAAACCTCGCTCCCACACTGTGTGGGAGAAGCAGTGTGTGCGGCTGCACTGCACTGTCACTGGCTGGCCTAACCCACGGGTCGTCTG GTACAAAAACAATGTGGCCATTGAATCGATTGCAAACCCTGGCAAGTATAAACTTGAGAGCAGATACAGCGTCCATTCACTGGATATTAACAG ATGCGATTTTGATGACACAGCTCAGTATCATGTCTCTGCCATGAACTCCAAGGGGGAGCTCTCTGCGTTCGCCTCCGTTGTTGTTAAAA GGTTCAAAGGTGAAGTTGATGAGTATATGCCAGCTCCCAGAC ATGGCCCAGTGTCTGAGTATGGCGTCACCTTCCAGACTCACATTGTTGATAAGTTTGGTGTTTCATttggaagagagggggagaccaTGAGTCTGGGGTGCACAGTCGTCATCTACCCGTCCCTGCACCGCTACCAGCCAGAGGTTCAGTGGTACAAAGATG GTGTTCTGCTGTCTCCATCTAAATGGTACCAAATGCACTGGAGCGGAGACAGAGCCACACTGACGCTCGCGCACCTCAACAAGGAGGACGAGGGTCTCTACACCCTGCGAGTCACCACCAAGTCGGGATATGAAACCTACTCCTCCTATGTCTTCGTCAGAG ATTCTGATGCTGAGATGGAAGGCGCTCCAGGAGCCCCTCTGGACGTTCGCTGTCTCGACGCCAACAAGGACTACATCATTGTCACTTGGAAGCAGCCGGCTGTCGATGGCGGCCACTCCATCCTGGGCTACTTCGTGGACAG GTGTGAGGTTGGAACCAACCACTGGATCCAGTGCAATGACACTCCGGTCAAGTTCGCCCGTTTCCCTGTGACCGGTTTGGTGGAGGGTCGTTCTTATGTCTTCCGCGTGCGTGCTATCAACAACAGCGGCATGAGTCATCCGTCCAGAGTGTCCGAACCAGTGGCCGCCATGGACCCGGGTGACCGCGCCCGCTTGAGAG GTACTTCTGCTCCCTGGACCGGACAAATCATTGTCACAGAGGAGGAACCTGCAG AGGGCATTGTTCCTGGCAGACCTCTTGAACTCCAGGTGACGGAGGCGACCAAGAATTACGTGGTGCTGAGCTGGAAGCCACCTGGAGAGAAAGGCCTGGAGGGAGTCAGGTACTACGTGGAGAAG tgtgtgtcggGCACAGACACCTGGCAGAGGGTGAACACAGAGATCCCAGTCAAGTCCCCTCGCTTTGCGTTGTTCGATCTGGCCGAGGGGAAGTCCTACAGCTTCCGCGTCCGGTGCTGCAACCCTGCCGGGGTCGGTGAACCCTCCGACCCGACTGAGGCCACCACAGTTGGCGACAAGCTTG ATATCCCATCAGCCCCCAGCAAAGTCGTCCCCATTcgaaacacagacacatcagtcgTCGTGTCTTGGGTAGCGTCCAGTGATGCCAAAGAGTTGGTCGGTTACTACATCGAGGGGAGCATCGTGGGCAGCAACGTGTGGGAGCCGTGCAACAACAAGCCTGTAAATGTAACCAG GTTCATCTGCCACGGTCTGATGACGGGAGAGAAGTACGTGTTTAGGGTGAGGGCAGTGAACGCAGCAGGGCTCAGCGGGTTCTCCCCTGAGTCTGAGCCTGTGGAGGTGAAGGCTGCTATTG CCTCCCCTGCTCCACCCTTTGGCATCAGTGTCCTGGAGTGTGTGCGCGACTCCATGGTGCTGGCCTGGAAACAGCCAAGCTTCATCGGCGGTGCTGACATCTCCGGCTACTTCGTGGATTACCGTGAGGTCGTCGATGGCGTGCCGGGGAAGTGGCACGAGGCCAACATCAAGGCTGTCAGTGAGCGGGCCTACAGA GTGTCCGACCTGATGGAGAACAGGAAGTACCAGTTCCAGGTGCGAGCAGCCAACATGGCAGGTGTTGGCATCCCGTCACTGCCCAGTGACACCTTCCCGTGTAAGGAGTGGACCATCGCTGTGCCAG GACCTCCTCATGACCTGCAGGTGAGAGAGGTGCGCAACGACTCTCTGGTGTTGCTATGGAAACCACCTGTGTACCAGGGCCGCGATGCGGTCAACGGGTTCTACATCGACATCAAGGAAGAGGACGCCCCAGTGGAGGCGTGGAGAAGCGTCAACAACAAGGCCACGGAGAAGACGTACATGAAG ATCAAGAACctgaaggagggagaggtgtTCGTGTTCCGTGTTCGTGCTCAGAATAAAGCCGGTGTTGGAAAAACGTCTGAAGTGACAGAGCCGGTTTCAGCTGTGACCAAACCTG GCACTAATGAGATCAGCGTGGCTGTGGACGATGACGGCATCATCTCCCTGAACTTCGAATGCTGTGACCTGACCCCTGACTCCAAATTTGTGTGGTCCAAGAATTACGAGGAGATCACAGACGCCTCCCGCTTGACTATGGAGACCAAGGGAAACAA atcTAAAGCTGTCTTCAACACACCTGCAGAGGAGGACATCGGGATTTACTCCTGTATCGTCACCCACACTGATGGAGCTTCATCCAGCTACGATCTCTCTGAGCAAG AGTTGAAGAGGCTGCTGGAGGTCAGTCACGACCACAAATTCCCCA TTATTCCCCTGAAGTCAGAGttggctgtggagctgctggagaaaggCAGAGTTCGCTTCTGGCTGCAGGCCGAGAAGATTTCCGCTGATGGCAAAGTCGATTACGTGTTCAATGAAAACCTCATCTCTCAGGGGGAG AAATACAAGATGAACTTTGACAAGAGCACCGGCGTGATCGAGATGATCATGGAGTCTCTGACCCCGGCGGACGAGGGCACCTTCACCTTCCGGCTGAAAGACGGGAAAGCAACCAACCAGTCCAGCTTGGTCCTGATAGGAGACG tgttCAAGGGGCTGCAGAAGGAATCAGAGTTCCAGATGAAAGAGTGGGTCAGAAAGCAAG GTCCTCACTTTATCGAGTATCTGAGTTATGAGGTGACGCCCGAGTGCTGTGTTCTGCTGAAGTGCAAG GTCGGCAATGTGAAGAAGGAGACCTCGGCGCTGTGGTACAAAGACGGACAAGAGATCAAGGCAGACGAGCATCTGGGCTTCACAGAGGGAGTGCTGAAACTGGAAATAGCTCAG attTCCAAGAAGGATTCCGGTGTGTACGAGGTTGTTCTGAAGGACGACAGAGGAAAAGACACGTCCAAGTTGAATTTGACGGATCAAG GTTTCAAGGACTTGATGAATGAAGTTTTCAGTTTTATCG CCAATTCCTCCACTCCGCTGAAGATCACAAGCACAGATGAGGGCATCCGACTCTACACCTTCGTCAACTTCTATAACGATTTACTCCAAGTGACATGGCACTACAA AGATTCAGCCATCTCCTTCTCTGACCGTATAAAGAGCGGCGTGGTGGGGGAGCAGCTGTGGCTGCAGATCACTGAGCCCACAGAGAAAGACACGGGCAAATACGCCATCGAGTTCCACGACGGAAAGGGAGGCCTGAGGAGGACCGTGGAGTTGGCTGGTCAAG catttGATGACGCTTTTGCAGAATTCCAGAGACTCAA ATCCGCTGCCATTGCAGAGAAAG GTCGTGCTCGAGTAGCAGGAGGTTTGCCTGATGTGGTCACCATCCAGGAGGGCAAG GCCCTGAATCTCACCTGCAACATTTCGGGCGACCCCGTGCCAAAGGTCACCTGGCTGAAGAACGACAGGGAGATCACGTCCGACGACCACTGCATCCTGAAGTTCGAGTCCGGCAAGTTCGCCAGCTTCACCATCACGGCCGTGAACACGTCGGACACCGGCAAATACAGCATCCTGGTGAAGAACAAGTACGGCACAGAGAGCGGGGACTTCACCGTAAGTGTCTTCATCCCTGAAGAGGCGGCCGGCAAGAAAAAATAG
- the myom1b gene encoding M-protein, striated muscle isoform X1 — protein MSGSLPFYQKNHRHYDRGYRNKETASKMSQYQSSSSSRYFAGSSTSATSSSRGLRVSSHSGLEESRLSPIPKRTKPTYLAVDKENQIIGYVIPIFRGSQEFATGFSDTEESRVRDMARRDLFSSGLEMERSELISRKEAMRESADRICLNKRIHDQEEHSKRMNEDSLMHPPEFVIKPRSHTVWEKQCVRLHCTVTGWPNPRVVWYKNNVAIESIANPGKYKLESRYSVHSLDINRCDFDDTAQYHVSAMNSKGELSAFASVVVKRFKGEVDEYMPAPRRASTKDGPVSEYGVTFQTHIVDKFGVSFGREGETMSLGCTVVIYPSLHRYQPEVQWYKDGVLLSPSKWYQMHWSGDRATLTLAHLNKEDEGLYTLRVTTKSGYETYSSYVFVRDSDAEMEGAPGAPLDVRCLDANKDYIIVTWKQPAVDGGHSILGYFVDRCEVGTNHWIQCNDTPVKFARFPVTGLVEGRSYVFRVRAINNSGMSHPSRVSEPVAAMDPGDRARLRGTSAPWTGQIIVTEEEPAEGIVPGRPLELQVTEATKNYVVLSWKPPGEKGLEGVRYYVEKCVSGTDTWQRVNTEIPVKSPRFALFDLAEGKSYSFRVRCCNPAGVGEPSDPTEATTVGDKLDIPSAPSKVVPIRNTDTSVVVSWVASSDAKELVGYYIEGSIVGSNVWEPCNNKPVNVTRFICHGLMTGEKYVFRVRAVNAAGLSGFSPESEPVEVKAAIASPAPPFGISVLECVRDSMVLAWKQPSFIGGADISGYFVDYREVVDGVPGKWHEANIKAVSERAYRVSDLMENRKYQFQVRAANMAGVGIPSLPSDTFPCKEWTIAVPGPPHDLQVREVRNDSLVLLWKPPVYQGRDAVNGFYIDIKEEDAPVEAWRSVNNKATEKTYMKIKNLKEGEVFVFRVRAQNKAGVGKTSEVTEPVSAVTKPGTNEISVAVDDDGIISLNFECCDLTPDSKFVWSKNYEEITDASRLTMETKGNKSKAVFNTPAEEDIGIYSCIVTHTDGASSSYDLSEQELKRLLEVSHDHKFPIIPLKSELAVELLEKGRVRFWLQAEKISADGKVDYVFNENLISQGEKYKMNFDKSTGVIEMIMESLTPADEGTFTFRLKDGKATNQSSLVLIGDVFKGLQKESEFQMKEWVRKQGPHFIEYLSYEVTPECCVLLKCKVGNVKKETSALWYKDGQEIKADEHLGFTEGVLKLEIAQISKKDSGVYEVVLKDDRGKDTSKLNLTDQGFKDLMNEVFSFIANSSTPLKITSTDEGIRLYTFVNFYNDLLQVTWHYKDSAISFSDRIKSGVVGEQLWLQITEPTEKDTGKYAIEFHDGKGGLRRTVELAGQAFDDAFAEFQRLKSAAIAEKGRARVAGGLPDVVTIQEGKALNLTCNISGDPVPKVTWLKNDREITSDDHCILKFESGKFASFTITAVNTSDTGKYSILVKNKYGTESGDFTVSVFIPEEAAGKKK, from the exons ATGTCTGGATCTTTACCGTTCTACCAGAAGAACCACCGCCACTATGACCGTGGCTACCGTAACAAGGAGACGGCGTCTAAAATGAGCCAGTAccagtccagcagcagcagcagatactTTGCGGGCAGCAGCACCTCcgccaccagcagcagcagagg ACTTAGAGTGTCTTCACACTCTGGGCTGGAAGAGAGCCGACTGAGCCCCATACCCAAGAGAACCAAGCCAACTTACTTGGCTGTGGATAAAGAGAACCAAATCATCGGCTATGTAATTCCTATCTTCAGGGGCAG TCAAGAGTTTGCTACAGGATTTTCGGATACAGAGGAATCAAGGGTGAGGGACATGGCCCGCAGGGATTTGTTCAGCAGTGGCCTGGAGATGGAGAGGTCAGAGCTGATCTCCAGGAAGGAGGCCATGCGCGAGTCAGCTGATCGCATCTGTCTGAATAAAAGG ATCCATGATCAAGAGGAACACTCCAAGCGTATGAACGAAGACAGCCTGATGCATCCCCCGGAGTTTGTGATTAAACCTCGCTCCCACACTGTGTGGGAGAAGCAGTGTGTGCGGCTGCACTGCACTGTCACTGGCTGGCCTAACCCACGGGTCGTCTG GTACAAAAACAATGTGGCCATTGAATCGATTGCAAACCCTGGCAAGTATAAACTTGAGAGCAGATACAGCGTCCATTCACTGGATATTAACAG ATGCGATTTTGATGACACAGCTCAGTATCATGTCTCTGCCATGAACTCCAAGGGGGAGCTCTCTGCGTTCGCCTCCGTTGTTGTTAAAA GGTTCAAAGGTGAAGTTGATGAGTATATGCCAGCTCCCAGAC GGGCCAGTACTAAAG ATGGCCCAGTGTCTGAGTATGGCGTCACCTTCCAGACTCACATTGTTGATAAGTTTGGTGTTTCATttggaagagagggggagaccaTGAGTCTGGGGTGCACAGTCGTCATCTACCCGTCCCTGCACCGCTACCAGCCAGAGGTTCAGTGGTACAAAGATG GTGTTCTGCTGTCTCCATCTAAATGGTACCAAATGCACTGGAGCGGAGACAGAGCCACACTGACGCTCGCGCACCTCAACAAGGAGGACGAGGGTCTCTACACCCTGCGAGTCACCACCAAGTCGGGATATGAAACCTACTCCTCCTATGTCTTCGTCAGAG ATTCTGATGCTGAGATGGAAGGCGCTCCAGGAGCCCCTCTGGACGTTCGCTGTCTCGACGCCAACAAGGACTACATCATTGTCACTTGGAAGCAGCCGGCTGTCGATGGCGGCCACTCCATCCTGGGCTACTTCGTGGACAG GTGTGAGGTTGGAACCAACCACTGGATCCAGTGCAATGACACTCCGGTCAAGTTCGCCCGTTTCCCTGTGACCGGTTTGGTGGAGGGTCGTTCTTATGTCTTCCGCGTGCGTGCTATCAACAACAGCGGCATGAGTCATCCGTCCAGAGTGTCCGAACCAGTGGCCGCCATGGACCCGGGTGACCGCGCCCGCTTGAGAG GTACTTCTGCTCCCTGGACCGGACAAATCATTGTCACAGAGGAGGAACCTGCAG AGGGCATTGTTCCTGGCAGACCTCTTGAACTCCAGGTGACGGAGGCGACCAAGAATTACGTGGTGCTGAGCTGGAAGCCACCTGGAGAGAAAGGCCTGGAGGGAGTCAGGTACTACGTGGAGAAG tgtgtgtcggGCACAGACACCTGGCAGAGGGTGAACACAGAGATCCCAGTCAAGTCCCCTCGCTTTGCGTTGTTCGATCTGGCCGAGGGGAAGTCCTACAGCTTCCGCGTCCGGTGCTGCAACCCTGCCGGGGTCGGTGAACCCTCCGACCCGACTGAGGCCACCACAGTTGGCGACAAGCTTG ATATCCCATCAGCCCCCAGCAAAGTCGTCCCCATTcgaaacacagacacatcagtcgTCGTGTCTTGGGTAGCGTCCAGTGATGCCAAAGAGTTGGTCGGTTACTACATCGAGGGGAGCATCGTGGGCAGCAACGTGTGGGAGCCGTGCAACAACAAGCCTGTAAATGTAACCAG GTTCATCTGCCACGGTCTGATGACGGGAGAGAAGTACGTGTTTAGGGTGAGGGCAGTGAACGCAGCAGGGCTCAGCGGGTTCTCCCCTGAGTCTGAGCCTGTGGAGGTGAAGGCTGCTATTG CCTCCCCTGCTCCACCCTTTGGCATCAGTGTCCTGGAGTGTGTGCGCGACTCCATGGTGCTGGCCTGGAAACAGCCAAGCTTCATCGGCGGTGCTGACATCTCCGGCTACTTCGTGGATTACCGTGAGGTCGTCGATGGCGTGCCGGGGAAGTGGCACGAGGCCAACATCAAGGCTGTCAGTGAGCGGGCCTACAGA GTGTCCGACCTGATGGAGAACAGGAAGTACCAGTTCCAGGTGCGAGCAGCCAACATGGCAGGTGTTGGCATCCCGTCACTGCCCAGTGACACCTTCCCGTGTAAGGAGTGGACCATCGCTGTGCCAG GACCTCCTCATGACCTGCAGGTGAGAGAGGTGCGCAACGACTCTCTGGTGTTGCTATGGAAACCACCTGTGTACCAGGGCCGCGATGCGGTCAACGGGTTCTACATCGACATCAAGGAAGAGGACGCCCCAGTGGAGGCGTGGAGAAGCGTCAACAACAAGGCCACGGAGAAGACGTACATGAAG ATCAAGAACctgaaggagggagaggtgtTCGTGTTCCGTGTTCGTGCTCAGAATAAAGCCGGTGTTGGAAAAACGTCTGAAGTGACAGAGCCGGTTTCAGCTGTGACCAAACCTG GCACTAATGAGATCAGCGTGGCTGTGGACGATGACGGCATCATCTCCCTGAACTTCGAATGCTGTGACCTGACCCCTGACTCCAAATTTGTGTGGTCCAAGAATTACGAGGAGATCACAGACGCCTCCCGCTTGACTATGGAGACCAAGGGAAACAA atcTAAAGCTGTCTTCAACACACCTGCAGAGGAGGACATCGGGATTTACTCCTGTATCGTCACCCACACTGATGGAGCTTCATCCAGCTACGATCTCTCTGAGCAAG AGTTGAAGAGGCTGCTGGAGGTCAGTCACGACCACAAATTCCCCA TTATTCCCCTGAAGTCAGAGttggctgtggagctgctggagaaaggCAGAGTTCGCTTCTGGCTGCAGGCCGAGAAGATTTCCGCTGATGGCAAAGTCGATTACGTGTTCAATGAAAACCTCATCTCTCAGGGGGAG AAATACAAGATGAACTTTGACAAGAGCACCGGCGTGATCGAGATGATCATGGAGTCTCTGACCCCGGCGGACGAGGGCACCTTCACCTTCCGGCTGAAAGACGGGAAAGCAACCAACCAGTCCAGCTTGGTCCTGATAGGAGACG tgttCAAGGGGCTGCAGAAGGAATCAGAGTTCCAGATGAAAGAGTGGGTCAGAAAGCAAG GTCCTCACTTTATCGAGTATCTGAGTTATGAGGTGACGCCCGAGTGCTGTGTTCTGCTGAAGTGCAAG GTCGGCAATGTGAAGAAGGAGACCTCGGCGCTGTGGTACAAAGACGGACAAGAGATCAAGGCAGACGAGCATCTGGGCTTCACAGAGGGAGTGCTGAAACTGGAAATAGCTCAG attTCCAAGAAGGATTCCGGTGTGTACGAGGTTGTTCTGAAGGACGACAGAGGAAAAGACACGTCCAAGTTGAATTTGACGGATCAAG GTTTCAAGGACTTGATGAATGAAGTTTTCAGTTTTATCG CCAATTCCTCCACTCCGCTGAAGATCACAAGCACAGATGAGGGCATCCGACTCTACACCTTCGTCAACTTCTATAACGATTTACTCCAAGTGACATGGCACTACAA AGATTCAGCCATCTCCTTCTCTGACCGTATAAAGAGCGGCGTGGTGGGGGAGCAGCTGTGGCTGCAGATCACTGAGCCCACAGAGAAAGACACGGGCAAATACGCCATCGAGTTCCACGACGGAAAGGGAGGCCTGAGGAGGACCGTGGAGTTGGCTGGTCAAG catttGATGACGCTTTTGCAGAATTCCAGAGACTCAA ATCCGCTGCCATTGCAGAGAAAG GTCGTGCTCGAGTAGCAGGAGGTTTGCCTGATGTGGTCACCATCCAGGAGGGCAAG GCCCTGAATCTCACCTGCAACATTTCGGGCGACCCCGTGCCAAAGGTCACCTGGCTGAAGAACGACAGGGAGATCACGTCCGACGACCACTGCATCCTGAAGTTCGAGTCCGGCAAGTTCGCCAGCTTCACCATCACGGCCGTGAACACGTCGGACACCGGCAAATACAGCATCCTGGTGAAGAACAAGTACGGCACAGAGAGCGGGGACTTCACCGTAAGTGTCTTCATCCCTGAAGAGGCGGCCGGCAAGAAAAAATAG